In Lotus japonicus ecotype B-129 chromosome 5, LjGifu_v1.2, one genomic interval encodes:
- the LOC130720651 gene encoding uncharacterized protein LOC130720651 has translation MPPTPTPLSSASAMLRRRLFPSLRTRGGGSSSSRWTSAGHEEHPKGLPFNRTPPPPGESRKWEDWELPCYITSFLTIVILGVGLNAKPDLTIETWAHEKALERLRMESSLAANSDSAESS, from the coding sequence ATGCCGCCAACCCCAACGCCGTTAAGCAGCGCCTCCGCGATGCTCCGCCGGCGCCTCTTTCCGTCGCTCCGAACACGCGGCGGCGGGTCGTCCTCCTCCCGGTGGACGAGCGCGGGCCACGAGGAGCATCCCAAGGGGTTACCCTTCAATCGGACACCGCCACCACCAGGAGAATCTCGCAAGTGGGAAGATTGGGAACTTCCATGCTACATCACCAGCTTCCTCACCATCGTGATTCTCGGCGTTGGTCTCAATGCTAAGCCCGATTTGACCATCGAAACCTGGGCACATGAGAAAGCCCTTGAGCGTCTCAGGATGGAGAGCAGCCTCGCCGCCAATAGCGATTCCGCAGAATCGTCTTGA